From the Candidatus Angelobacter sp. genome, the window AAACTGTCGCCGGAAGTTCGCGCACGCCGGGACGAGTTGGAACTGATGATCGCTCGACTCCGTGAAGCGAAAAATGGGATGAAGGAGGCCGACTATTATCAGGAACTGGAAAAGCTGGTCATTGAACTGGCCACGCTTTACGAACCGCGGGCGCCGAAGCCTAGATAGTGCGGCAGGGCCGACTTCGTGAATGGACAGAGAAGGGAGGAACAGCTTAGGATTCGCGAGCCTTCGGGCCCGTAGCTCAGCGGTTAGAGCAGGCGACTCATAATCGCTTGGTCCTCGGTTCAAATCCGAGTGGGCCCACCAGCAAGAAAGACCCTGAAAATAAAGGGGAATCTGGACTTCCGTGATTTGAGGGCGCACCCCTTGAAAAACCCTGCTTGGCCAATTCTTGGCCAATTCTGAAGTGCTCGTTCCTGTCGTGCTCATGCGTTGAGATTTTCGACCACTGACCAGCGATTGCAATTCGATTTGAGCTGCGTATTTCACGAGAGAATGGCGTGGTTGCCGGTATTCAGATAGCGGTCGAGTTCGGTGCGCGGGATTAAGACGCGGCGCAAGCCGGGCAGCTTGCGCAGGACCTTGCGGCGTACGA encodes:
- a CDS encoding helix-turn-helix domain-containing protein, encoding MNATATIECQTLDVKSSATELGVCEETVRRLVRRKVLRKLPGLRRVLIPRTELDRYLNTGNHAILS